TCGACCTGCTCGAACGCCTCGCGGAGTCGTGGGGACAGGATCGAGAGGAGATCGAGAACCGCGCAGACCAGTGGAGCGCACTCCTGCGCGACGAACTGGAGGAGACGCCCGACTCCCCGGGCGAGGTCTCCACCGAGGCGCTGGCGAACGCGACGAGCGCCGCGCTCCGCAGCGCCGACCGCGAGTACGGCGGCTTCGGCTCCACGGGACCGAAGTTCCCCCAGCCCACGCGGCTCGAACTCCTCATGCGCTCGTACGTCCGCACCGGTCGCGACGAGTGTCTGGCGGTCGTGACGAAGACGCTCGACGCGATGGCCGACGGCGGGATGTACGACCACCTCGGCGGCGGCTTCCACCGGTACGCCACCGACCGGGAGTGGGTCGTCCCCCACTTCGAGAAGATGCTGTACGACAACGCGCTGCTGCCGCGCACGTACCTCGGCGCGTACCAGCTCACGGGCACGGAGCGGTACGCGCAGGTCGCCCGCGAGACGTTTGCCTTTCTCGACCGCGAGCTCTCACACCCCGAGGGCGGCTTTTACAGCACGCTCGACGCACGCAGCGAGGGCGAGGAGGGGACGTACTACGTCTGGACGCCAGAGGGGGTCCACGACGCCCTCGACGACGCTACGCTGGCCGACCTCGTCTGCGACCGCTACGGCGTCACCCCCGGCGGCAACTTCGAGGGGAAGACCGTGTTGACGCTGGCAACGAGCCTCGCGGAACTCGCCGAGGAGTACGACTCGACGGCCGAGGACGTCCGCGAGCGACTCGACGACGCGCGCGCTCGGCTGTTCGACGCGCGCGAGCGACGGCCCCGTCCCGCCCGTGACGAGAAGGTGCTGGCGTCGTGGAACGGGATGGCGATCTCGGCGCTCGCCCTGGGCGGGCGGGTCCTCGACGACGCGTACGCCGAGCGCGCGAGCGAGGCGCTGTCGTTCGTGCGCGACCGGCTGTGGGTGCCGGACAGCGGGCTCGCCCACCGGTACAAGGACGGCGACGTGAAGGGACCGGGCTTCCTCGAGGACTACGCCTTCCTCGCCCGCGGCGCGTTCGACCTCTACCAGACCACGGGCGAGGTCGACCACCTGGCGTTCGCGCTCGACCTCGCCCGCACGATCGAAGCGGAGTTCTGGGACGAGGGGAAAGAAACGCTGTACTTCACGCCCGAAAGTGGCGAGACGCTCGTCACCCGTCCGCAGGAACTGTCTGACCAGTCGACGCCCTCGTCGCTCGGCGTGACCGTCGACCTGCTGTTCGCCCTCGACGGCTTCGCGCCCGACGCCGGGTTTTCGACCGTCGCCGAACGCGTCCTGGAGACGCACGCCAACCGCCTCCAGGGGAACCCGATGGAGCACGTTTCGCTCGCACTCGCCGCCGACACGTACCACCGCGGCGTCCTGGAACTGACGCTCGCGGCGGACTCGCTCCCCGACGCCTGGCGCGAGACGCTCGCAACCCGGTACCTCCCCGGGGCGGTGGTGGCCCGCCGGCCCGCGACGGACGAGGCTATCGAGCCGTGGCTTCGACGGCTGGATCTCGACGAACTACCGGCGGTGTGGGCGGGTCGGGACGCCCGCGACGGGCCGACGGTGTACGCCTGTGAGGGCTTTTCGTGTTCGCCGCCGCGGTCCACGGTCGAGGACGCACTCGCGTGGTTCGACGGCGCGGACGAAAACGAGTGAGGCTCAGTCGTCGGCTTCGACCGCGTCGGGCGCGAGACGTTCGGCGAGGAACACCGCGACTGGCACCTCGGCCTCCTCGACGAACCGGACGATCTCCGTGCCGTCGCGCTCGACGACGACCGTCGGGATGAACTCGATGCCGTACTCGTCGACGCCGGGACCGGCCTTCGATCCGTCGTCGTGCTTCTCGACGGGGTAGTGTTCGATCCGCTCGTCGGGGACCGCCGCGGCGTCGAGCGCCGCGCCGAAGTCGGGTAACTGCGCGCGGCAGTCCTTACACCAGTCGCCGCCCCACACCTTGAACACGAGACCCTCCTGTGAGAGCGCCTCGACGACCTCGGGGTAGGAGGCGGCGTCCCAGGCCGGGTTCGGCCGCATCGTCTCCAGTCTGTGGCTCATACGCACGGGTTCGGAATCGAGCGTCTTAACCCTGTTCAGCCGCGTCGACGGATCCGCCGCTGGCCGTCGTCGCCCGTGACGGCGATGTCGAACGGCTGGGTGATGGTGGCGATGGTCTGTTCGTCGTGCGCGGCCGGATCGACGGTGGCGGCGAGAACCGCCGTCTCGCGGTCGACCCGGCCACAGAGGACGTGGATGAACCGGAACGCGGCGTCGGCCGAGACGTGTTGGAGGAGGGTCGTGAGCGAGTCGATCCTGACGAACAGTGGGTCGTCGACGTCCCCGAGCACCTGTGTGAGCGCCACCCCGTACCCCGTGAGGTCCCCCGGCCCGGCGACCGTGTAGACGGGGACGTCGCCGACGGATCCGGCCTCGGCCGGCCCGACGAGCACGACGTCGTCAGCCACGTCGTCCGCGGCGGGGAGCCGTCCGAACCGGACGTCGGCCGTGACGATTCGACCGCTCCCGAGTCGGGCGGTCGCGTCGATCTCGGGCCGTTCGGCCACGGCCAAGGGGTCGCCGTGGACGAGCACCGACGACTCCTGGGGGCGCAGGCTGACAGCGCCGTCCGACAGCTCGGTCATGTTCACCCGTTGAAGGGAGAGGGGAGTATATAAAATCCGCCCTCTCGACGTCGAACCCCCACCGTCGCCGGGTCCGTCACCGGTTTACCATCGGGTAGTGTAGCGGACGACATGAACCGGAGCATCCTCGACACCATCGGGTCGCCGCTCGTCCGGGTCTCCTCACCCCCGGGAACGACGGTGGCGGCGAAGATCGAGTCGAAGAATCCGGGCGGCTCCGCCAAGGACCGCCCGGCACTGGCGATGGTCGAGGCGGCCGAGGACGCGGGCGAGATCGAACCCGGCGACGCCCTCGTCGAACCGACAAGCGGCAACACGGGGATCGGACTCGCCGTGGTCGCCGCGGCGAAAGGGTACGACCTCACGGTCGTCATGCCCGCGTCGAAGTCGCCCGAGCGGCGGGGAATCATGCGGGCGTACGGTGCGACGATCGAACTGGTCGACGGCGACATCTCGGCGGCGAAAGACCGCGCGGACGAACTCGAAGCCGAGGGAATGCACCAACTCAGACAGTTCGAGAATCCCGCCAACCCCGAGGCACACTACCGGACGACGGGCCCGGAGATCATCGAACAGGTCGACGGCCGGGAGATCGACGCCTTCGTCGCCGGTGTCGGCACCGGCGGCACCATCACCGGCACGGCTCGTCGGCTCCGCGAGGCCTTCCCAGAGATGGCGGTCGTCGCGGTCGAACCCGCCGACAACGCCGTGCTCTCGGGCGGCGAACCGGGGATCGACGACTTCCAGGGGATGGGCCCCGGCTTCGTCTCGCCGAACCTCGACGTCGACCTCCTCGACGACGTCGAGACGGTCACGATCGAGGAGGCAGAAGCAGAGTGCCGGCGACTGGCGCGCGAGGAGGGCGTCCTCGTGGGCCAGTCGAGCGGGGCCTCGAACCTCGTCGCCCGGCGCGTCGCCGAACGGCTCCTCGAACGCGGTGTCGACGACCCGCTCGTCGTGACGGTGTACTGGGACAGCGGCGAGCGGTACATGTCGACGGGGATGTTCGATGTCGACGAAGAGTCGGGCGAGAGTGGAGCCGAGACCGACTAACCGGCGTCGAACTCCGCGCTCGTCAGCCGGACGACGACCGTCTCCGCGACGTCGCGGAGGTCGTACTCCGGCAGTCCGCCGTCGATGCGCGAGGCGTACATCGGCTCGACTAACCGGCCGTCGTCGACGCCGAACACCGCGACGTACTCGTCCGTCTCGTCGGGGTCGAGGCGTCCGTCCCGCACCGCACTCGCCAGATCGCGGGAGAGCCACTCATCGGCGTCGATCGAGGGGTCGCGGACGAACGCCCGGTCGGCGAAGCGCACCAGATACCAGTTCAGATCGTTGAGGAGCGAGACGGCCGCACCCAGGCTGACGGTGTCGACGGCCACGCTGTTCTCGAACGGCTCGTCGAGGTCGTACGTCGCCAGCGCGGCCCGCGACGTCTCTCGGGAGAGCAGTTCGTACCGGAGGTTCACGTCATCGCTCCCGACGACACAGACCCGCGTCACGTCTCGGCGGAGACCGCCTGCGAGTAAAGTGGTTGCGGTCAGTCACGGCGCCAGATATCGACACACCGCGCCGAACAGAAGACGAACCGCTCGCGTTCGACGCTCCGTTTCTCGCCCGCGTCGTCCGGTCGCAGGAGTTCCATTCCGTAGTGGGTACCGGTCAGGTCGACGTCGGCCCCGCAGGCGGCGCACTCGGTGATCCCCTCACGCCAGGAGGCGTACGGACGCACGTCCTGAACGACCCAGTCCGGGCCGGGGCGGGGACGGGCGACGTGGCGCTTCGTGTGGGACATACTCCCCTGTACGAGCTACAGCTATGTAAATCCATTTTTGTGTGATCGTTCACCGTGTTTCAGATCGTATCTCGTGGAATAATCCGACTCGGTTAGCACTGTTCGTGTTCGGTCGGACGACATCTTCGATCTGTCAGGTCTCGTCGCTCCCGGGTTCCTCCTCGGCCACGGTCGCCTCGCGGGCGGCGGCGGCCGCGCGGTCGAGGAGGTCGTCCGGTTCGGCCGCCCGCACCGCGGCGCGGGCGGCGGCCGTCTCGGGGTGCGACGGCGCGACGCGCTCACAACCCACGGGGAGCGTCGCGTCGTCGAACGTCCCGATGTCACGCGCGCAGGCGACGATGTCGTCTTTGTCCCACGTCAAGAGCGGTCGGTAGACGGGGCAGTCGACGGCGGCGGCCGTGACCGCGAGGTTCGGGCCCGTCTGACTCGACTTCTGGCCCACCGACTCGCCCGTCGCGACGGCGTGTGCGCCCTCGGTCTCGGCGACGACTTCGGCCATCCGGAGCATCGCCCGGCGGAGCGAGAGCATCCGCGTGTCGCCGACCTCCCGCACCAGGCGCTCGACCACCGGTCCCCCGGGGACGACCCGGAGGCGGACGTCGGCGTTCGGCGCGCGCCGCCGGAGGCCGCGGACCGTCTCGGCCGCGCGGGCGCGGTGGTCAGCGCCGCCGTACGCCCCGATATCCACGTACAACGGCACGACACCGCAGCCACGCCGCAACAGTTGCCAGGCGGCGACGGGGGAGTCGATCCCGCCGCTCACGAGCGCGACGACGGTCCCCTGCGAGCCGACGGGAAACCCACCCGGGCCGTCGTACTGGACGGCGCTGACGAGGGCCCGCGCCTCGCGACAGTCGACCCGGTAACAGTGGTCGGGGTCGTCGAGGTCGACGGTGCCGCCGACGGCGTCGAGCACGGCGTCGCCGCCGACGCGTTCGATGTCGGCGCTGGTGAACGGGTGCGCGTCGGTCGGTCCCGCGCGTTCCCCACGGATCGCGAACGTCTCGTCTCGGGCGTGGTTCGCGGCCGTCCGGAGCGCCTCGGCGATGCTGTCGAGGGTCGGCTCGCGCTGCCGTGCCGGCCGCGCCCAGACGACCCCGGGGGTCTCGGCGGCGGCCCGGGCACGCCGGTCGAGTTCGGCGGTCGGCCCGTGGAGGTAGAGTCGCGACCACGTCCGCTCGACCGTCGCGTCGAGTCCACGGTCGGCGAGGACCGCGTCGAGGTTTACCGCAAGCCGATCGAGCAGTTTCGTCCGGACCGACGCGCTCTTGATCCCGATCTCGCCGTATCCGACGACGACGGTCGCGCTGGATACCACAGTCGACGTTATCTCCCCGCGGGCTTCAGCGTTTCCGGTCCGCGCCGCACGGCCCCGCACAGGCGAGCCTTCGTACCCCTCACCGGGGCTATGTAGCCCACTTCCGAATTCATATAAACCCTCTTGTGTGCTGAAGCCCTCTTATTACTCAACTGACGGCTCTCGCTCCCCCGCGCTCATGTCACAGAACGGCAACACACCCCCCGCACCGACCGCCGACACCGACGTCGACTTCGGCGACCCCGAGCTGTATCTGAACCGCGAACTCTCCGAACTCGCGTTCCAGCGGCGCGTCCTCCACGAGGCGCTCGACGAACGCAACCCGCTTCTCGAACGCGTCCGCTTTCTCGCCATCTTCACCAAGAACCTCGACGAGTTCTTCATGAAACGCGTCGGCGGCCTGAAACAGCAGGTCGACGCGGGCGTCACCGAGCGGACGGCCGACGGCCGTACCCCCTTTGCCCAGTGGACGGCGGTCCACGAGGTCGCCGGCCCGATGTTCGACCGGCAGTCGGCGTGCTACCGAGAGACGGTCCGCCCGGCGCTGGCCGAGGTCGGCATCCACGTCACCGACTACGACGATCTCACGGAGAGCCAGCGAGCGGAGATGCGGTCGTACTTCGAAGAGAGCGTTTTACCGACGCTGACGCCGCTGTCGTTCGACCCCGCCCACCCGTTCCCGTTCATCTCGAACCTCTCGCTATCGCTGGCGGTACTGACCCGGAAACCGGGGCAGACCGACCCGACGTTCACCCGGGTGAAGATCCCCCAGAACCGCCCCCGGCTGGTCGAGGTCGACGCCGATGTCGGCGACCCCGAACGCCGGTTCGTCCTCCTCGAAGAGGTCGTTCGCGCGAACCTCGACCTCCTGCTCCCGAACGTGGAGATCGTCGACACGGCGCTTTTCAAACTCACCCGGAACGCCGAGGTCCGGCGGAACGAGGAGGTCGCGGAGGACCTCATCGAGGTCATCCAAGAGGTGCTCGAACAGCGGCGGTTCGCCGCCGCGGTCCGGATGGAACTGGAGGCCGACGCCCCGGACCGGATCCGCGATCTGCTGATCGAGGAACTCGACCTCGTCGAGCGGGAGGTGTACGACGTCTCCGGGCCGATCGACTACCGCGAGTTCATGGCCCTCACCGAACTGGACCGGCCCGAACTGAAGCTCGACGACTGGTCGCCGCTCCCGCATCCGCGGTTGCCGAACTCGGAACGAATGCCGGAGGGGCCCGACGGGCGGAGCCACACCGTCTTCGACGAGATCCGCCGTGACGACGTGCTCCTCCACCACCCGTACCACTCGTTTACCGACACGGTCCAGCGGTTCCTCGACGAGGCCGCCCACGATCCCGACGTGCTCGCGATCAAGGCGGCGATCTATCGGACGGCGTCGGACTCGAAGGTGATCCAGTCGCTCATCGACGCCGCCGACAACGGCAAGCAGGTGGCGGTGATGGTCGAACTCAAAGCGCGGTTCGACGAGCAGAACAATCTCGAGTGGGTGCGCACGCTGGAGGAGGAAGGCATCCACGTCGCCTACGGGACGGTGGGGTTGAAGACACACACGAAGACCGCACTCGTCGTCCGCGAGGAGGCAGACGGCGTCCAGCTGTACTCACACGTCGCCACGGGTAACTACCACTCCGGTACGGCGAAGGGGTACGTCGACCTCGGACTGCTCACGGCGGACCGCGACATCGGCCAAGACCTGGTGAAAGTGTTCAACTTCTTCACCGGCCCCTCGCTCGACGAGCAGTTCCGCAAACTGCTCATCTCGCCGGTGACGATGCGACGGCGGCTCACGGAACTGATCCGCCGTGAGGCCGAACACGCCCGCGCCGGTCGCCGCGCCCGCATCGTGATCAAGGCCAACGCGCTCGAGGATCCGAGCCTCGTGCGGGAACTGTACTGCGCGTCGATCGCGGGCGTCGACATCGACCTCGTGATCCGCGACATCTGCCGGCTCCGACCGGGCCTCGACGGCGTGAGCGAGACGGTCGACGTCTACAGCATCGTCGACCGCTTCCTCGAGCACTCGCGCATCTTCTACTTCGAGAATGATGGGAACCCCCAGTACTACGTCGGCTCCGCGGACTGGATGACCCGCAACCTCGACAACCGGGTCGAGGCGGTCGCGCCCGTCTCCGACCCCGCTATCCGCGAACAGCTCCGATTCGTGCTCGACCTCTGTCTGCAGGACAACCGGTCGGCGTGGGTGATGAACGCCGACGGTACGTACGACCAGCGCCGGCCCGGCCCGGACGAGTCGACCGTCTGCACGCAGGAAGTCCTGATGGACCGCGCCCGTGCCGCACACGAGGCCGGCGACGACCGCGGCATCGTCCCCGAACACCCGGCCGTCGAGACGACCCTCCTGTGCGAGAGACCGGCCGACACGGCACCGGATACCGGCCCGTCGCTGGAGGCGGACGGAGAACACCGTTCCGACGCGGACGACACGGACGGCACCGACCCCGCGACCGAGGGTGAACCGAACGCCCACATGGCCTCGGGCGACGGGGGACGCGACCCAGACACCGTCGCCGACGGGGAGCTCCCGGCGGTGCTGGCCGACTACCCCGACCGCTGGTACGTCCCCGACAGCGACCGCTACGGGTTCGCGGTCCGGACGCCCGACGGCGGCCGCGACTACCGGAAGACGAGAGAGGCGGCGGCCGCCTTGGTGGAGCGGTACTGGGCGTAGTCAGTACGGGCCGAGCGTGGTCGACGGAGACCGACGGAGAAGAGTAGAGGGGTGACGTGTCCAAATGGATGGGCTGGGCCGAGCGTTCGGATTACGTCGAGAGTTCGTCCATCGTCCGCTGCATCGAGCAGTACGCGGCCGTCCGACGCGTCCTCGTGCCCGACGCGGTCGCCGAGTCGTCCTCGGGCAGTCCGTGGGAGCGCGGGCGGGTCGGGTCGGCACTGGCGTCGGCTGGAACGGGGTCGGTGATGGGTGCGTCGTCTGCTGACATTGTTCACATTGATGTCGAATAGGGTGTTAAAACTTGCCTACAGACGCATATAAGGTGTAGATATTGTATGTAGAGCGGTCCCTTGGTGAAAGATCTGATTACTCGCACGCGACGACCGAGTCGGGTGGGCCGGCGGCCGACCCCCGACCGCGACGACACCGGCCTCAGAAGGTGCGCAGTTCGCCGTCGATGACCCGTTCCGTGATCTCGGTGACGGCCGCGAGCTCGCGGTCGACGATCGTCTCCACCGCGCCCTCGATGTCGCCGACCTGGACGCCCGGTTCGGTGACGAGTTCGACGTCGGCGACGTGTGGCTGGTCGATTGGGCGGCCGATCTGACTCAGCAGGCGGACGCGGAGGTCACGGATCCCGTCGACCTCGTCGACCACACGATGAGCGATCTCCGTCGAGAGGAGGTTGTAGATCTTCCCGATGTGGTTGACGGGGTTCTTCCCCGAGGTGGCCTCCATCGACATCGGCCGGTTGGGGGTGATGAGCCCGTTCGAGCGGTTCCCCCTCCCGACGGAGCCGTCGTCACCCTGCTCGGCCGAGGTGCCCGTAGTCGTGAGGTAGATCGCGCCCTCGTCGTAGTCGTCGGCGGTGTTGACGTCGACGTGGACCTCCCGGTCTGTGTACTCGCCCGCGAGGTCCGCCACGAACGCCCG
This Salinigranum marinum DNA region includes the following protein-coding sequences:
- a CDS encoding PLP-dependent cysteine synthase family protein, which codes for MNRSILDTIGSPLVRVSSPPGTTVAAKIESKNPGGSAKDRPALAMVEAAEDAGEIEPGDALVEPTSGNTGIGLAVVAAAKGYDLTVVMPASKSPERRGIMRAYGATIELVDGDISAAKDRADELEAEGMHQLRQFENPANPEAHYRTTGPEIIEQVDGREIDAFVAGVGTGGTITGTARRLREAFPEMAVVAVEPADNAVLSGGEPGIDDFQGMGPGFVSPNLDVDLLDDVETVTIEEAEAECRRLAREEGVLVGQSSGASNLVARRVAERLLERGVDDPLVVTVYWDSGERYMSTGMFDVDEESGESGAETD
- a CDS encoding DUF5804 family protein gives rise to the protein MTRVCVVGSDDVNLRYELLSRETSRAALATYDLDEPFENSVAVDTVSLGAAVSLLNDLNWYLVRFADRAFVRDPSIDADEWLSRDLASAVRDGRLDPDETDEYVAVFGVDDGRLVEPMYASRIDGGLPEYDLRDVAETVVVRLTSAEFDAG
- a CDS encoding thioredoxin domain-containing protein, translating into MSERAGRNRLDEEESPYLSQHADNPVHWQPWDGDALEEARERDVPIFLSIGYSACHWCHVMEEESFADEEVAAFLNDHFVPIKVDREERPDIDSVYMTICQRTTGRGGWPLSVWLTPDGRPFFVGTYFPRRARRGMPGFLDLLERLAESWGQDREEIENRADQWSALLRDELEETPDSPGEVSTEALANATSAALRSADREYGGFGSTGPKFPQPTRLELLMRSYVRTGRDECLAVVTKTLDAMADGGMYDHLGGGFHRYATDREWVVPHFEKMLYDNALLPRTYLGAYQLTGTERYAQVARETFAFLDRELSHPEGGFYSTLDARSEGEEGTYYVWTPEGVHDALDDATLADLVCDRYGVTPGGNFEGKTVLTLATSLAELAEEYDSTAEDVRERLDDARARLFDARERRPRPARDEKVLASWNGMAISALALGGRVLDDAYAERASEALSFVRDRLWVPDSGLAHRYKDGDVKGPGFLEDYAFLARGAFDLYQTTGEVDHLAFALDLARTIEAEFWDEGKETLYFTPESGETLVTRPQELSDQSTPSSLGVTVDLLFALDGFAPDAGFSTVAERVLETHANRLQGNPMEHVSLALAADTYHRGVLELTLAADSLPDAWRETLATRYLPGAVVARRPATDEAIEPWLRRLDLDELPAVWAGRDARDGPTVYACEGFSCSPPRSTVEDALAWFDGADENE
- the ppk1 gene encoding polyphosphate kinase 1; the encoded protein is MSQNGNTPPAPTADTDVDFGDPELYLNRELSELAFQRRVLHEALDERNPLLERVRFLAIFTKNLDEFFMKRVGGLKQQVDAGVTERTADGRTPFAQWTAVHEVAGPMFDRQSACYRETVRPALAEVGIHVTDYDDLTESQRAEMRSYFEESVLPTLTPLSFDPAHPFPFISNLSLSLAVLTRKPGQTDPTFTRVKIPQNRPRLVEVDADVGDPERRFVLLEEVVRANLDLLLPNVEIVDTALFKLTRNAEVRRNEEVAEDLIEVIQEVLEQRRFAAAVRMELEADAPDRIRDLLIEELDLVEREVYDVSGPIDYREFMALTELDRPELKLDDWSPLPHPRLPNSERMPEGPDGRSHTVFDEIRRDDVLLHHPYHSFTDTVQRFLDEAAHDPDVLAIKAAIYRTASDSKVIQSLIDAADNGKQVAVMVELKARFDEQNNLEWVRTLEEEGIHVAYGTVGLKTHTKTALVVREEADGVQLYSHVATGNYHSGTAKGYVDLGLLTADRDIGQDLVKVFNFFTGPSLDEQFRKLLISPVTMRRRLTELIRREAEHARAGRRARIVIKANALEDPSLVRELYCASIAGVDIDLVIRDICRLRPGLDGVSETVDVYSIVDRFLEHSRIFYFENDGNPQYYVGSADWMTRNLDNRVEAVAPVSDPAIREQLRFVLDLCLQDNRSAWVMNADGTYDQRRPGPDESTVCTQEVLMDRARAAHEAGDDRGIVPEHPAVETTLLCERPADTAPDTGPSLEADGEHRSDADDTDGTDPATEGEPNAHMASGDGGRDPDTVADGELPAVLADYPDRWYVPDSDRYGFAVRTPDGGRDYRKTREAAAALVERYWA
- a CDS encoding thioredoxin family protein, producing MSHRLETMRPNPAWDAASYPEVVEALSQEGLVFKVWGGDWCKDCRAQLPDFGAALDAAAVPDERIEHYPVEKHDDGSKAGPGVDEYGIEFIPTVVVERDGTEIVRFVEEAEVPVAVFLAERLAPDAVEADD
- a CDS encoding DUF7504 family protein codes for the protein MTELSDGAVSLRPQESSVLVHGDPLAVAERPEIDATARLGSGRIVTADVRFGRLPAADDVADDVVLVGPAEAGSVGDVPVYTVAGPGDLTGYGVALTQVLGDVDDPLFVRIDSLTTLLQHVSADAAFRFIHVLCGRVDRETAVLAATVDPAAHDEQTIATITQPFDIAVTGDDGQRRIRRRG
- a CDS encoding tRNA sulfurtransferase, with translation MVSSATVVVGYGEIGIKSASVRTKLLDRLAVNLDAVLADRGLDATVERTWSRLYLHGPTAELDRRARAAAETPGVVWARPARQREPTLDSIAEALRTAANHARDETFAIRGERAGPTDAHPFTSADIERVGGDAVLDAVGGTVDLDDPDHCYRVDCREARALVSAVQYDGPGGFPVGSQGTVVALVSGGIDSPVAAWQLLRRGCGVVPLYVDIGAYGGADHRARAAETVRGLRRRAPNADVRLRVVPGGPVVERLVREVGDTRMLSLRRAMLRMAEVVAETEGAHAVATGESVGQKSSQTGPNLAVTAAAVDCPVYRPLLTWDKDDIVACARDIGTFDDATLPVGCERVAPSHPETAAARAAVRAAEPDDLLDRAAAAAREATVAEEEPGSDET